The following coding sequences are from one Pocillopora verrucosa isolate sample1 chromosome 5, ASM3666991v2, whole genome shotgun sequence window:
- the LOC136280808 gene encoding polycystin-2-like, with protein sequence MRQQHAKKTDDTPRWGKFSFYDGGGFVADLEYDSHTGFSIITSLQINGWLDRKTRVVLAEFSTFNPSVNILGVATYFYEVDASGLIAASMQTRVLSLDSKGTPSHQFYLICLFLYIEFVLLYFVREIFRLYNHRFRYFKLMWNWIEIFQIVFPLIALVMYIIRQSKVMSTMGKLHRNIYENLSFQEAITCQEVENVVIGILTFIVTIKLLRIIRFNNYVVLFSKTLKISARSLLSFSIVLSIFFVAFLHFGVLMFGSVTKRCSSVLKGAYFQLELTLGRVKARPINELAQANTIYAKIFAFLILFTLTILCMNFFIGIINDALLDAKNNVSESELYELIDENRCSTSKERTKFFDAISNTLKQSRTSKTLAEVKEKELGNVGLDPKNSSNLNFDLTSQTIVAWGKKRSRETIDKQQCSTRRQALFDRISNMLKSLKSKSNEDCSKGREKKKERFSEDVVESSLRKLRRRQHDLLQRLESIVSGFTTEDEEFDYLLKTAEAHNH encoded by the exons ATGCGCCAG CAACATGCCAAGAAAACCGACGATACACCCAGGTGGGGAAAGTTCTCCTTTTATGATGGAGGAGGATTTGTAGCAGACCTCGAGTATGATAGCCATACGGGATTCAGCATAATAACAAGTTTACAGATCAACGGTTGGCTTGACAGAAAAACGAGAGTTGTCCTGGCAGAGTTTTCTACATTCAATCCGTCGGTGAATATTTTAGGTGTTGCCACATACTTCTATGAAGTTGATGCTTCTGGACTGATAGCAGCCTCCATGCAAACTCGTGTTCTTTCACTTGATTCTAAGGGCACACCCTCGCatcagttttatttgatttgcTTGTTTCTGTACATTGAATTTGTTTTACTGTATTttgttagagaaattttcagGCTTTACAATCATCGTTTTCGATATTTCAAGCTCATGTGGAATTGGATCGAGATATTCCAAATTGTCTTCCCTCTTATTGCCTTGGTGATGTACATAATACGACAAAGTAAAGTCATGTCAACCATGGGCAAACTGCATAGAAACATTTACGAAAATCTAAGTTTCCAAGAAGCTATCACTTGCCAAGAAGTGGAAAATGTCGTAATTGGAATTCTTACTTTCATCGTCACCATCAAGCTATTGCGGATCATTCGCTTCAACAACTATGTTGTTCTATTCTCCAAAACATTAAAGATATCTGCACGATCTTTATTATCCTTTAGCATCGTTTTATCCATTTTCTTTGTGGCATTTTTGCACTTCGGTGTCTTGATGTTTGGCTCTGTAACTAAGCGCTGCTCTTCGGTGCTGAAAGGAGCTTATTTCCAACTCGAGCTAACTCTTGGGCGAGTGAAAGCTAGACCAATCAATGAATTGGCACAGGCTAACACCATATACGCCAAAATATTCGCCTTCTTAATTCTCTTCACTCTGACCATTCTCTGTATGAACTTCTTTATCGGCATAATCAACGATGCTCTTTTGGATGCTAAGAACAACGTGAGCGAAAGTGAACTGTATGAACTTATCGATGAGAACCGTTGCTCGACctcaaaagaaagaacaaaatttttcgATGCAATCAGTAATACATTGAAACAGTCGAGAACCTCCAAAACGTTGGCAGAAGTGAAGGAAAAAGAATTAGGAAACGTTGGCCTTGACCCCAAGAACAGTTCCAATCTCAACTTTGATTTAACAAGTCAAACTATCGTAGCTTGGGGGAAGAAAAGATCCAGAGAAACAATAGATAAACAGCAATGCAGTACAAGGAGACAAGCATTGTTCGACAGGATAAGCAACATGTTAAAATCTCTGAAAAGTAAAAGCAATGAAGACTGCAGCAAAggtagagaaaaaaagaaagaaagattttcagAGGATGTCGTCGAATCTTCCCTCCGTAAATTACGAAGGAGACAGCATGACCTGTTACAGCGGCTGGAGAGTATTGTTTCAGGTTTCACAACGGAAGACGAAGAATTTGattatttgttaaaaacagCAGAGGCTCATAACCACTAG
- the LOC131795725 gene encoding adhesion G protein-coupled receptor E5, with translation MGGAMRGIQSSKMSTALSLRCALIILHLIMELPGTECQATCFKNSCYIFSKSGRYWYSNRNVCYLQGGYLVSIETEEEWHFINHEIQKRDTWNTSAWHIGLGERDKGWTWESGEQLNISKWKDSQLDDNDDRAEISKNGSLFNGISWGDKNAFICEMPRRCSNITFKNSWYIISVNGWSWLFNRETCQNQGGDLVSIETEEEWKFINDEIQRRNTKYYISTWSIGLTKKAGNWTWVSERPLTIYKWGKGEPSGEHNKRSSNGKPGVFGSTVGGTGTLIFVRFPRNVLIGLKVDGNVLTFGGTKLSVNNGDVRASPSPSPSPSPSPSPSPSPSPSPSPSPSPSPSPSPSPSLTAPSSLLFRTVEHLANYYVSKLSGINVTRKISIQEAVGVFEDFTINLKKVAKGKVSMEEVKILRKSIFEVAEAVEKFAINYGKQHLSGMRPSERIVFPNMVLAIQKAYRQNASFFHIDEQRWQATIDIASSNFEENGSLVVAFVYKDLHDQLLTDQPIRNETVNKRYIKSRIMAITMDPKPNKLAENVILKFKNLKVLTAEKRCMFWSGLSKRSEGFSEEGCHVVKSKSNSEETVCSCNHLTHFAVLMDYDGSLKLTKEDETVLKVITYVGLSLSIVGILLTLILYYCLTDVRQPLSQIRLSVSMSLGAGQIIFFAGINATENKAACVTIAALMQYFLMAAFCWMLIEAIYLYLFVVKVYNINAKIHMYHVVSWGLPVIMVAISIGIAAGKGLQSYTSDKYCWLSSTNNLTWIFVAFVTFIEVLNILILVSVIKEMTNLVQPTAEDNNFQQVRLGIKACVVINPLLGITWLFGLLFPVHKAFAYVFTILNSTQGFLIFALHCMRNNQIKERFKRKMNIVFPSSIKDNATRKCSQVKQVKLC, from the exons ATGGGTGGTGCGATGAGAGGGATTCAATCCAGCAAAATGTCCACAGCCCTGTCTTTACGTTGTGCGCTGA TCATCCTTCATTTGATAATGGAATTGCCAGGAACAG agtgCCAAgcaacctgtttcaaaaactcctgCTACATATTTTCGAAAAGCGGAAGATATTGGTATAGCAACAGGAATGTCTGTTACCTCCAGGGAGGTTACTTAGTCTCCatcgaaactgaagaagaatggcACTTTATCAATCATGAGATTCAAAAGCGTGATACTTGGAATACTAGTGCGTGGCACATTGGTTTAGGGGAGAGAGACAAGGGTTGGACTTGGGAGAGTGGAGAACAACTGAATATTTCGAAATGGAAAGATTCTCAGCTAGATGATAACGACGATAGAGCGGAAATATCCAAGAATGGAAGCCTCTTTAATGGTATCTCTTGGGGTGATAAAAACGCCTTCATTTGCGAGATGCCCAGAA gATGCTCAAACATAACTTTTAAGAACTCTTGGTACATAATTTCGGTGAATGGATGGTCATGGCTCTTTAACAGAGAAACCTGCCAAAACCAAGGAGGGGACCTAGTATCAATTGAAACCGAAGAGGAATGGAAGTTCATTAATGACGAGATTCAAAGGCGAAATACTAAGTACTATATAAGTACATGGAGTATTGGTTTAACAAAAAAAGCCGGGAATTGGACCTGGGTGAGTGAAAGACCGCTGACTATATACAAATGGGGAAAAGGGGAGCCAAGTGGTGAACACAACAAGCGGTCCAGTAATGGCAAACCGGGCGTGTTTGGTAGCACCGTTGGGGGAACTGGCACGCTTATATTTGTGAGATTTCCGAgg AACGTTCTGATCGGACTGAAGGTTGATGGAAATGTTCTTACATTCGGCGGAACTAAACT CAGTGTTAACAATGGGGATGTTCGAG catcgccatcgccatcgccatcgccatcgccatcgccatcgccatcgccatcgccatcgccatcgccatcgccatcgccatcgccatcgccatcgccatcgccatcgccatcgctAACAGCACCATCGTCATTGTTGTTTAGGACAGTTGAGCATTTG GCAAATTACTATGTGTCAAAATTATCCGGAATAAATGTTACCAGAAAGATTTCCATACAG GAGGCTGTAGGTGTGTTTGAAGATTTCACCATAAATCTCAAGAAAGTCGCAAAAGGCAAGGTCAGCATGGAAGAGGTTAAGATACTAAGAAAATCCATCTTTGAGGTGGCAGAGGCCGTCGAGAAATTTGCTATTAATTATGGCAAGCAACACCTGAGTGGAATGAGACCTTCAGAAAGGATCGTTTTCCCAAACATGG TTTTGGCCATTCAAAAAGCCTATCGCCAGAATGCAAGTTTCTTCCACATTGATGAACAACGATGGCAAGCGACAATCGATATcgcttcttcaaattttgaggaaaatg GATCATTGGTAGTGGCTTTTGTGTACAAGGATCTGCATGACCAACTTCTGACGGACCAACCCATCAGGAATGAAACAGTCAACAAAAG GTATATCAAATCCAGGATAATGGCCATAACTATGGACCCCAAGCCTAATAAATTGGCAGAAAATGTCATCCTTAAGTTCAAAAACCTAAAG gTTTTGACAGCAGAGAAGCGCTGCATGTTTTGGAGTGGCCTTagcaaaag gtCTGAGGGATTTTCAGAGGAAGGATGCCATGTAGTTAAATCAAAaagcaactcagaagaaacagtttgcagctgcaatcatttgacgcATTTTGCCGTCTTAATGGACTACGACGGTAGCTTAAAg CTCACCAAGGAGGACGAAACAGTCCTGAAAGTTATCACCTACGTGGGACTGAGCCTTTCCATCGTCGGGATACTTTTAACATTAATACTTTATTATTGCCTCAC AGATGTTCGTCAACCTCTCTCTCAAATTCGACTGAGTGTTTCTATGTCCCTTGGAGCTGGACAGATCATCTTCTTCGCGGGAATAAACGccacagaaaacaaa GCTGCTTGTGTTACAATAGCAGCTCTAATGCAGTATTTCTTGATGGCcgctttctgttggatgctgATCGAGGCAATTTATCTCTACCTCTTCGTTGTGAAAGTTTATAATATCAACGCCAAGATCCACATGTATCACGTCGTCTCATGGG GTCTTCCAGTGATCATGGTGGCCATTTCAATTGGCATCGCTGCTGGGAAAGGATTACAAAGCTATACGAGTGATAAATA TTGCTGGCTTTCCTCGACTAACAACCTGACCTGGATATTCGTCGCCTTTGTGACTTTCATTGAAGTT CTCAACATCTTGATACTCGTAAGCGttataaaggaaatgaccaatTTGGTGCAGCCAACAGCGGAAGACAACAATTTTCAGCAAGTACG ACTTGGCATCAAAGCATGCGTGGTGATAAATCCCCTGCTGGGTATCACGTGGTTATTTGGTCTCCTTTTTCCTGTGCATAAAGCTTTTGCCTACGTCTTCACCATACTCAACTCTACTCAG GGTTTCCTGATTTTCGCTTTACACTGCATGCGAAACAaccag ATCAAAGAaagattcaaaagaaagatgaacatcGTTTTTCCATCTTCAATAAAGGACAACGCCACAAGGAAGTGCTCACAGGTCAAACAAGTGAAGTTGTGCTGA